One Streptomyces sp. NBC_00223 genomic window carries:
- a CDS encoding malonate decarboxylase subunit alpha, translating to MRILTAQEAVRLIPEGATVALSGGSYRAVAESLLEALAERFDRDGTPTGLTVVAVSMVERSRRGEGGAGTGLNLMARPGMVTRVISGSYARNPEREINRFVRSGDVPAYNYPMGTILQWLRATAAGRGALLTPVGIGTFADPRLDGGRVVPGRYAPLNRVVEVDGEELLSYPRLPVDVALVKATSADRRGNLYADREAYDHGAVDVAMAARNSGGIVLAEVNRIVDNGEVHPRFGRIPGPLVDAVVLRPDPWEDEQDPGLTGERRVPLPEDRPGDRPRDTIARAVVSLLPEGGMVNLGAGLPMYDVPAAARLRGRDDLYFTVEQGPMGGRPLVGGAALNPEMIMGQLEVFDFYEGGGPDLSVLAFGEIDRHGHVNVSRFGGMMPGSGGFVNIVHGARELVFCGTLTTGGLRESVVDGRLVIEREGTIRRFVDEVEQITFNGTRARAAGRPITVVTERAVFAVTGAGYRLDAVMPGVDIRRDVLAHIPFPVAVAREPRSMGEFLVHTVS from the coding sequence GTGCGGATACTGACCGCCCAGGAGGCCGTACGGCTGATCCCCGAGGGCGCGACGGTCGCGCTGTCCGGCGGAAGCTACCGGGCCGTGGCCGAATCACTGCTCGAAGCCCTCGCCGAGCGCTTCGACCGCGACGGTACCCCCACCGGCCTCACCGTGGTCGCGGTGAGCATGGTCGAACGCAGCCGCCGAGGCGAGGGCGGCGCCGGCACCGGACTCAACCTCATGGCCCGCCCCGGCATGGTGACCCGGGTGATCAGCGGCAGCTACGCCCGCAACCCGGAACGGGAGATCAACCGCTTCGTCCGCTCCGGCGACGTCCCCGCCTACAACTACCCGATGGGGACCATCCTCCAGTGGCTGCGCGCCACCGCGGCCGGGCGCGGCGCCCTGCTCACCCCGGTCGGCATCGGCACCTTCGCGGACCCGCGGCTCGACGGCGGCCGTGTGGTGCCCGGCCGGTACGCGCCGCTCAACCGGGTGGTCGAGGTCGACGGCGAGGAACTGCTGAGCTATCCGCGGCTCCCGGTCGACGTGGCACTGGTCAAGGCGACCTCCGCGGACCGCCGGGGGAATCTCTACGCCGACCGGGAGGCGTACGACCACGGCGCCGTCGACGTGGCCATGGCGGCCCGCAACAGTGGCGGCATCGTGCTCGCCGAGGTCAACCGGATCGTCGACAACGGCGAGGTGCACCCGCGCTTCGGCCGTATCCCCGGCCCGCTGGTCGACGCGGTCGTGCTCAGGCCCGACCCGTGGGAGGACGAGCAGGACCCCGGGCTGACCGGGGAGCGGCGGGTGCCGCTGCCGGAGGACCGCCCCGGCGACCGGCCCCGCGACACGATCGCCCGGGCCGTCGTCTCCCTGCTGCCCGAGGGCGGCATGGTCAACCTGGGCGCCGGGCTGCCGATGTACGACGTGCCGGCCGCCGCGCGGCTGAGGGGCCGCGACGATCTGTACTTCACCGTGGAGCAGGGCCCGATGGGCGGCCGGCCGCTGGTCGGCGGCGCGGCCCTCAACCCCGAGATGATCATGGGCCAGTTGGAGGTGTTCGACTTCTACGAGGGCGGCGGCCCCGATCTCAGCGTGCTCGCCTTCGGCGAGATCGACCGGCACGGCCATGTCAACGTGAGCCGGTTCGGCGGGATGATGCCGGGCTCCGGCGGCTTCGTCAACATCGTGCACGGCGCCCGTGAACTGGTCTTCTGCGGCACGCTCACCACGGGCGGGCTGCGTGAGTCGGTGGTGGACGGCCGGCTGGTCATCGAGCGGGAGGGCACGATCCGGCGGTTCGTCGACGAGGTGGAGCAGATCACCTTCAACGGCACCCGGGCCCGCGCGGCGGGACGGCCGATCACCGTGGTGACCGAGCGGGCCGTCTTCGCGGTGACCGGGGCCGGCTACCGGCTGGACGCCGTGATGCCCGGCGTGGACATCCGGCGGGACGTCCTCGCGCACATCCCGTTCCCGGTCGCCGTGGCGCGCGAACCGCGGTCGATGGGGGAGTTCCTGGTCCACACGGTGTCCTGA
- a CDS encoding enoyl-CoA hydratase/isomerase family protein, with translation MTGAPDAAADVEVAADPGTGVAVIRLARPGKLNALRSGAVRELDRVIGVLEADPDCRVLVLAGRGRAFCSGADRGERADFTPDSRRRFIAAGRATLARLRSSPLISVAALHGYVLGGGLELAMSCDLRVADEGTLLGLPEVTLGHLPGWDGPALLSRLVGRGRALDLVLTGERLGASAALAAGLVDEVTPDGTAFAAALDRARRYAAAPAAVTGRVKQALDLAPDLDPAPRLAPGPGPAAPHPATEHTESEEPPCGY, from the coding sequence ATGACGGGCGCACCCGACGCGGCCGCCGATGTGGAGGTCGCCGCCGACCCGGGGACCGGAGTCGCCGTGATCCGCCTCGCCCGGCCCGGCAAGCTCAACGCCCTGCGCTCCGGCGCGGTCCGCGAACTCGACCGGGTGATTGGCGTACTGGAGGCGGACCCGGACTGCCGGGTGCTCGTCCTGGCCGGCCGGGGCCGGGCCTTCTGCTCCGGCGCCGACCGGGGCGAACGGGCCGACTTCACCCCGGACAGCCGCCGGCGCTTCATCGCCGCCGGGCGCGCGACGCTGGCAAGGCTGCGGTCCTCCCCGCTGATCTCGGTCGCCGCGCTGCACGGGTACGTGCTCGGCGGCGGGCTCGAACTGGCCATGTCCTGCGATCTGCGGGTCGCCGACGAAGGCACGCTGCTCGGGCTGCCCGAAGTGACCCTCGGCCACCTCCCGGGCTGGGACGGCCCGGCCCTGCTGTCCCGGCTCGTCGGCCGGGGCCGGGCGCTCGACCTGGTGCTGACGGGCGAACGGCTCGGCGCGTCCGCCGCGCTGGCCGCCGGCCTGGTGGACGAGGTCACGCCGGACGGCACGGCCTTCGCGGCGGCGCTGGACCGGGCCCGGCGCTACGCCGCCGCGCCGGCGGCGGTGACCGGACGGGTCAAGCAGGCGCTCGATCTCGCCCCGGATCTCGACCCGGCCCCGCGCCTTGCCCCCGGACCGGGCCCGGCGGCCCCGCACCCGGCAACGGAACACACCGAAAGTGAGGAACCCCCGTGCGGATACTGA
- a CDS encoding aldehyde dehydrogenase family protein — MTNRPTDGGPTPTRLGWDIRNPGTGAVLGTMPVSSPEQIRQAMENALRGRRLMAAMPAHERARLLNAVADGIERRGPELTALVAAENGKPIRQTREEVAAAVRIFRGFAAEATRIFGRQIPLDAVPGLETHLAFTVREPVGVVAAVVPFNYPVELYAHKVAAALAGGNAVLVKPPEKCPLAVLEIAGIVERAGFPPEAHQVLTGGVELVRELATNPAVDMVTLTGSTAAGRAIAELAAGTLKKTHLELGGNDALIVCADADLDKAVDAVVLGRLARGNGQICCAVKRVYIEDSLYGTFADAVEARARELVVGDQLEEATDVGPLITEQAAESVTAAVAAAVAHGARLLVGGPRTGAFVPPTVLVDVAPDEETTAEEIFGPVVPLMRFGDVADAVAMANASPYGLQAAVFTKDLARAFAVARRLEVGGVVINGSTALRAENLPFGGLKLTGGAREGLHDTLLEMTEQKTVVVMDGLA; from the coding sequence GTGACGAACAGACCGACAGACGGCGGCCCGACGCCGACCCGGCTCGGCTGGGACATTCGAAATCCCGGTACGGGCGCGGTACTTGGCACCATGCCGGTCTCCTCCCCGGAGCAGATCCGGCAGGCCATGGAGAACGCGCTGCGCGGCCGCCGGCTGATGGCCGCGATGCCGGCCCACGAGCGGGCCCGGCTGCTGAACGCCGTGGCGGACGGAATCGAGCGCCGGGGCCCCGAACTGACCGCGCTGGTGGCCGCGGAGAACGGCAAGCCGATCCGGCAGACCCGTGAGGAAGTGGCCGCCGCCGTCAGGATCTTCCGCGGTTTCGCCGCCGAGGCCACCCGGATCTTCGGCCGGCAGATCCCGCTGGACGCCGTACCTGGTCTGGAGACGCACCTCGCCTTCACCGTACGGGAGCCGGTCGGTGTCGTCGCGGCCGTCGTCCCCTTCAACTACCCGGTCGAGCTGTACGCGCACAAGGTCGCGGCCGCGCTGGCCGGCGGCAACGCCGTACTGGTCAAGCCGCCGGAGAAGTGCCCGCTCGCGGTACTGGAGATCGCCGGGATCGTCGAGCGGGCGGGCTTCCCGCCGGAGGCGCACCAGGTGCTGACCGGCGGCGTCGAACTCGTCCGCGAACTGGCGACCAACCCCGCGGTCGACATGGTCACGCTGACCGGCAGTACGGCGGCGGGCCGGGCCATCGCCGAACTGGCCGCCGGCACACTGAAGAAGACCCACCTCGAACTCGGCGGCAACGACGCGCTGATCGTCTGCGCGGACGCCGACCTCGACAAGGCCGTGGACGCCGTCGTCCTGGGCCGGCTGGCCCGCGGCAACGGGCAGATCTGCTGCGCCGTCAAGCGTGTGTATATAGAGGACAGCCTCTACGGCACCTTCGCCGACGCCGTGGAGGCCCGCGCCAGGGAACTGGTGGTCGGCGACCAGCTCGAAGAGGCCACCGACGTGGGCCCGCTGATCACCGAGCAGGCGGCGGAATCGGTGACGGCCGCCGTCGCGGCCGCCGTCGCGCACGGGGCGCGGCTGCTGGTGGGCGGTCCGCGCACCGGGGCCTTCGTACCGCCGACCGTGCTGGTCGATGTCGCGCCGGACGAGGAGACCACGGCCGAGGAGATCTTCGGCCCGGTGGTTCCCCTGATGCGGTTCGGCGACGTGGCGGACGCGGTGGCCATGGCCAACGCCTCCCCGTACGGCCTCCAGGCCGCCGTGTTCACCAAGGACCTCGCCCGCGCCTTCGCGGTGGCCCGCCGGCTGGAGGTCGGCGGAGTGGTGATCAACGGATCGACCGCGCTGCGCGCCGAGAACCTTCCCTTCGGCGGGCTGAAGCTCACCGGCGGCGCCCGCGAGGGACTGCACGACACGCTGCTGGAGATGACCGAGCAGAAGACCGTGGTCGTGATGGACGGCCTGGCATGA
- a CDS encoding DinB family protein: MDQLDEQGRTPPPVAGDETATLLGFLEFHRATLAWKCEGLDAAGLNATVGSSPMNLGGMLKHLAYVEDWWCSRWLHAREPHPPWDTVDWKADPDWDWHSAADDTPEQLRTLWQDAVARSRVLVAEALADGGLDQPARRPGFRGGTPSLRWILFHLIEEYARHNGHADLIREAVDGATGE, encoded by the coding sequence ATGGACCAACTGGATGAGCAGGGGCGTACGCCGCCTCCCGTCGCCGGGGACGAGACCGCCACGCTCCTGGGATTCCTGGAGTTCCACCGCGCGACCCTGGCGTGGAAGTGCGAGGGGCTGGACGCGGCCGGGCTGAACGCGACGGTCGGCTCCTCCCCGATGAACCTGGGCGGCATGCTCAAGCATCTGGCCTACGTCGAGGACTGGTGGTGCTCCCGTTGGCTGCACGCGCGGGAGCCGCACCCGCCGTGGGACACAGTGGACTGGAAGGCCGACCCCGACTGGGACTGGCACTCGGCGGCCGACGACACCCCCGAGCAGCTGCGTACGCTCTGGCAGGACGCCGTGGCCCGCTCCCGTGTGCTGGTCGCGGAGGCGCTGGCCGACGGCGGTCTGGATCAGCCCGCCCGGCGCCCCGGCTTCCGCGGCGGAACGCCCAGCCTGCGGTGGATCCTCTTCCACCTGATCGAGGAGTACGCGCGGCACAACGGCCATGCCGACCTCATCCGCGAGGCGGTGGACGGGGCCACCGGAGAGTAG
- a CDS encoding ATP-binding cassette domain-containing protein — protein sequence MAIDAPGGAGPGSRRQTVIRTEGLSKVYPKASVAAVDGLDLEVCAGELFGLLGPNGAGKTTTIGMLATRVIPTSGKAYIGDIDVVAQPTLAKQVIAVVTQQNTLDRSLTVWENLYYHGLLFGIPAGRSRRLADESLERFTLSRWASSQVGNLSGGMAQRLLVARAIFHRPAVLFLDEPTAGLDPQSRLALWEILGDLIADGQTIMLTTHNMEEADRLCDRVAIIDHGKILALDTPEALKQGIGADTIVTVLANGDTEALAARLADDIEGVVRTRQIEGGVELQVQGDERLLPRVVASTEKGGFDLVDLSIVRSSLETVFISLTGKELRE from the coding sequence ATGGCGATCGACGCACCGGGCGGGGCGGGTCCCGGCAGCCGGCGGCAGACGGTCATCCGTACCGAGGGCCTGAGCAAGGTGTACCCGAAGGCGTCCGTCGCCGCGGTGGACGGCCTCGACCTGGAGGTCTGCGCCGGCGAGCTGTTCGGACTACTCGGCCCCAACGGCGCGGGCAAGACCACCACCATCGGCATGCTCGCCACCCGGGTGATCCCCACGTCCGGCAAGGCGTACATCGGGGACATCGACGTGGTCGCCCAGCCGACGCTGGCCAAGCAGGTCATCGCCGTCGTGACCCAGCAGAACACCCTGGACCGCTCCCTGACGGTGTGGGAGAACCTCTATTACCACGGGCTGCTGTTCGGCATCCCGGCCGGACGGTCCCGCCGGCTGGCCGACGAGTCCCTCGAACGGTTCACCCTGTCCCGGTGGGCGTCCTCCCAGGTGGGGAACCTGTCGGGCGGCATGGCCCAGCGGCTGCTGGTGGCGCGGGCGATCTTCCACCGCCCGGCCGTGCTCTTCCTCGACGAGCCCACCGCCGGTCTCGACCCGCAGAGCAGGCTCGCGCTCTGGGAGATCCTGGGCGACCTCATCGCCGACGGCCAGACCATCATGCTCACCACGCACAACATGGAGGAGGCCGACCGGCTCTGCGACCGGGTGGCGATCATCGACCACGGCAAGATCCTCGCGCTCGACACACCGGAAGCCCTCAAGCAGGGCATCGGCGCCGACACCATCGTCACCGTGCTGGCCAATGGCGACACCGAAGCGCTCGCCGCCCGGCTCGCCGACGACATCGAGGGCGTCGTCAGGACCCGCCAGATCGAGGGCGGGGTCGAACTCCAGGTGCAGGGCGACGAGCGGCTGCTGCCCCGCGTCGTGGCCAGCACCGAGAAGGGCGGCTTCGACCTGGTCGACCTGTCGATCGTCCGCAGCTCCCTGGAAACCGTCTTCATCAGCCTCACCGGGAAGGAGCTGAGGGAGTGA
- a CDS encoding IclR family transcriptional regulator — protein MDPTENETDGQSAPASLELPRRGGRSSSAGNAATKAVTILEAAVTGTAPRRLADIAGETGVPKATVHRILGTLVELGFVNDNGSGVYGPGPRALALAASVQALTGDARVGDTLGRLVKEVGHTVHMALRSGDRAVYSHKVAGDQPYQMASRIGMSVPLHCTGIGKCILAHLPADEVTDIVGRAGLPARTPSTITSRDRLNEELETIRRQGFAIDNEENERTVRCVAAPVLDRTGAPVGGVSISTVTFLVPMETLTSFTPALVTTANTVGFALSSAH, from the coding sequence ATGGATCCAACAGAGAACGAAACAGACGGGCAGTCAGCCCCGGCCAGCCTCGAACTGCCCCGCAGGGGCGGCCGGTCGTCCAGCGCGGGCAACGCGGCGACCAAGGCGGTGACGATCCTGGAGGCCGCCGTGACCGGCACCGCGCCCCGGCGGCTCGCCGACATCGCCGGCGAGACGGGCGTCCCCAAGGCCACGGTCCACCGCATCCTGGGCACCCTGGTGGAGCTGGGGTTCGTCAACGACAACGGCTCCGGCGTCTACGGCCCCGGGCCCCGGGCACTCGCCCTCGCCGCCTCGGTCCAGGCGCTGACCGGCGACGCCCGGGTCGGCGACACGCTCGGCCGGCTCGTGAAGGAGGTGGGCCACACCGTCCACATGGCGCTGCGCAGCGGTGACCGCGCGGTGTACTCCCACAAGGTGGCGGGCGACCAGCCGTATCAGATGGCCTCGCGCATCGGCATGAGCGTGCCGCTGCACTGTACGGGGATCGGCAAGTGCATCCTCGCGCACCTGCCGGCCGACGAGGTCACCGACATCGTCGGCCGGGCCGGACTGCCGGCCAGGACACCGTCGACCATCACCAGCCGCGACCGGCTCAACGAGGAACTGGAGACGATCAGGCGGCAGGGTTTCGCCATCGACAACGAGGAGAACGAGCGGACGGTCCGCTGCGTCGCCGCGCCCGTGCTCGACCGCACGGGGGCGCCGGTCGGCGGTGTCAGCATCTCGACCGTCACCTTCCTGGTGCCGATGGAGACGCTGACGTCCTTCACACCCGCGCTGGTCACCACGGCGAACACCGTGGGTTTCGCGCTGTCGTCCGCGCACTGA
- the glnA gene encoding type I glutamate--ammonia ligase, which produces MFQDSESIKKFISDEGVTFVDVRFCDLLGVMQHFTVPADTFDPSEELAFDGSSIRGFQAIHESDMALRADLSTARVDPFRRDKTLNINFFIHDPITGEQYSRDPRNVAKKAEAHLASTGIADTAYIGAEAEFYVFDNVRFQTSANESFYHIDSEAAAWNTGATENNRGYKVRYKGGYFPTPPVDHFADLRAEISLELEASGLQIERQHHEVGTAGQAEINYKFNTLLAAADDLMLFKYIVKNVAWRNGKTATFMPKPIFGDNGSGMHVHQSLWQNGTPLFYDEHGYAGLSDTARYYIGGILKHAPSLLAFTNPTVNSYHRLVPGFEAPVNLVYSQRNRSAAMRIPITGSNPKAKRVEFRAPDPASNPYLAFSALLMAGLDGVKNKIEPAEPIDKDLYELAPDEHASVPQVPTSLPAVLTALEEDNEYLQAGGVFTTDLIDTWIDFKRTNEIAPLQLRPHPHEFELYYDN; this is translated from the coding sequence ATGTTCCAGGACTCTGAAAGCATCAAGAAATTCATCTCGGACGAGGGCGTCACCTTCGTCGACGTCCGGTTCTGCGACCTGCTGGGGGTGATGCAGCACTTCACGGTGCCGGCGGACACCTTCGACCCGTCCGAGGAGCTGGCCTTCGACGGTTCGTCCATCCGCGGCTTCCAGGCCATCCACGAGTCCGACATGGCGCTGCGCGCGGACCTGTCGACCGCCCGGGTCGACCCGTTCCGCCGGGACAAGACGCTCAACATCAACTTCTTCATCCACGACCCGATCACCGGCGAGCAGTACAGCCGTGACCCGCGCAACGTGGCCAAGAAGGCCGAAGCCCATCTCGCCTCCACCGGCATCGCCGACACCGCCTACATCGGGGCGGAAGCGGAGTTCTACGTCTTCGACAACGTCCGCTTCCAGACCTCCGCGAACGAGTCCTTCTACCACATCGACTCCGAGGCGGCCGCCTGGAACACCGGCGCTACCGAGAACAACCGCGGCTACAAGGTCCGCTACAAGGGCGGCTACTTCCCCACCCCGCCCGTCGACCACTTCGCCGACCTGCGTGCCGAGATCTCCCTCGAACTCGAAGCCTCCGGGCTCCAGATCGAGCGCCAGCACCACGAGGTCGGCACCGCGGGCCAGGCCGAGATCAACTACAAGTTCAACACCCTGCTCGCCGCGGCCGACGACCTCATGCTCTTCAAGTACATCGTGAAGAACGTCGCCTGGCGCAACGGCAAGACCGCGACCTTCATGCCCAAGCCCATCTTCGGCGACAACGGCTCCGGCATGCACGTCCACCAGTCGCTCTGGCAGAACGGGACCCCCCTGTTCTACGACGAGCACGGCTACGCGGGCCTGTCCGACACCGCCCGCTACTACATCGGCGGCATCCTCAAGCACGCCCCCTCCCTGCTCGCCTTCACCAACCCGACGGTGAACTCCTACCACCGCCTGGTCCCCGGCTTCGAAGCCCCGGTCAACCTGGTCTACTCACAGCGCAACCGCTCCGCCGCGATGCGCATCCCGATCACGGGCTCCAACCCCAAGGCCAAGCGCGTCGAGTTCCGCGCCCCCGACCCGGCCTCCAACCCCTACCTCGCGTTCTCGGCGCTGCTGATGGCCGGCCTGGACGGCGTGAAGAACAAGATCGAGCCCGCCGAGCCGATCGACAAGGACCTCTACGAACTCGCCCCCGACGAGCACGCGAGCGTCCCCCAGGTGCCCACCTCCCTGCCGGCCGTCCTCACCGCCCTCGAAGAGGACAACGAATACCTCCAGGCCGGCGGCGTCTTCACCACCGACCTCATCGACACCTGGATCGACTTCAAGCGCACCAACGAAATCGCCCCCCTCCAACTCCGCCCCCACCCCCACGAGTTCGAGCTGTACTACGACAACTGA
- a CDS encoding ABC transporter permease: protein MASSADASTPLSPADRRLTVRPSRSVAAASRTALGALIRRDLRVLWKNFGQFVGRTVMQPFLLVFVFLYVFPTIGQGVGGARGSAGESAFATVLVPGVVAISIMFQGIQSVAIQMSQEFGYTREIEDRVQAPCPIWLVAVARVLSGAVQALISAVIVLPIAAVVHAPGVQAHLTIHWWIVVTLVPLACLAMTALGLLLGTTFQPQNIGVMFGFVVLPLVFLGGTYYQWTKLSLVHLGGFHWLQILVLINPLIYITEGMRAAFTQTSHMHLYIVYPVLIGACVAFLGLGLRNFRHRVLS from the coding sequence ATGGCATCCTCGGCCGACGCCTCCACCCCGCTGTCCCCGGCGGACCGCCGCCTGACCGTACGGCCCAGCCGGTCGGTGGCCGCGGCCAGCCGTACCGCACTCGGCGCGCTCATCCGGCGGGACCTGCGGGTGCTGTGGAAGAACTTCGGCCAGTTCGTGGGCCGGACCGTGATGCAGCCGTTCCTCCTGGTGTTCGTGTTCCTCTATGTCTTCCCCACCATCGGGCAGGGCGTCGGCGGGGCCAGGGGCTCGGCGGGCGAGTCGGCGTTCGCCACCGTGCTGGTGCCCGGGGTGGTCGCCATCAGCATCATGTTCCAGGGCATCCAGTCGGTCGCGATCCAGATGTCGCAGGAGTTCGGCTACACCCGGGAGATCGAGGACCGGGTGCAGGCGCCCTGCCCGATCTGGCTGGTCGCCGTCGCCCGGGTGCTCTCCGGCGCGGTCCAGGCGCTGATCTCGGCGGTCATCGTCCTGCCCATCGCGGCCGTCGTGCACGCTCCCGGTGTCCAGGCGCACCTGACCATCCACTGGTGGATCGTGGTGACCCTCGTCCCGCTGGCGTGCCTGGCCATGACCGCGCTCGGGCTGCTGCTCGGCACCACCTTCCAGCCGCAGAACATCGGGGTGATGTTCGGCTTCGTCGTGCTGCCCCTGGTCTTCCTCGGCGGCACCTACTACCAGTGGACGAAGCTCTCCCTCGTCCACCTCGGCGGCTTCCACTGGCTCCAGATCCTGGTCCTGATCAACCCGCTGATCTACATCACCGAGGGCATGCGGGCGGCCTTCACCCAGACGTCCCACATGCATCTGTACATCGTCTATCCCGTACTGATCGGGGCGTGCGTCGCCTTTCTCGGCCTGGGCCTGCGGAACTTCCGCCACCGGGTGCTGTCCTGA
- the eno gene encoding phosphopyruvate hydratase — protein MSVRFSALRAVEVLDSRARPTLQVTAALAGGRTVRAGVPSGASTGSREAVELRDGDPARYAGQGVRKAVGYVNGEIAEALVSRDFASAAEIDAALADLDGTRDKSRLGANAVTGVSLVAARAEAAGRGLELWQSLAAVAGTTPRLPVPHFNVVNGGVHAANNLDFQEFMLAPLGAPTLAAAVRAGAEVYGRLKARLAAAGHATGLGDEGGFAPAVDRPEEVLELLVEAIGDAGYTPGRDGVALALDPAASEFRKDGRYTVAGESLTSDQLIDRYEGIVERFPVWSIEDGLAEDDWEGWVRLTERLGDRVQLMGDDIFVTNPAIITEAVARKVGNSALIKVNQIGTVTETLEAVRICRDAGYTRMISHRSGETPDSFIADLAVGTGAGQIKSGAPARGERVAKYNRLLELADTHSAQLPYGLD, from the coding sequence ATGTCTGTGCGATTCTCCGCGCTGCGCGCCGTCGAGGTTCTGGACTCACGGGCGCGGCCGACACTCCAGGTCACCGCGGCCCTGGCCGGGGGCCGTACGGTCCGGGCGGGGGTTCCGTCGGGGGCGTCGACCGGCAGCCGGGAGGCGGTGGAGCTGCGCGACGGCGACCCGGCGCGGTACGCCGGGCAGGGCGTGCGCAAGGCGGTCGGCTACGTCAACGGTGAGATCGCCGAGGCGCTGGTCAGCCGGGACTTCGCCTCGGCGGCCGAGATCGACGCCGCGCTCGCCGACCTGGACGGGACGCGCGACAAGTCCCGGCTGGGGGCCAACGCGGTGACCGGCGTGTCACTGGTCGCGGCCCGGGCGGAGGCGGCCGGCCGGGGTCTGGAGCTGTGGCAGTCGCTGGCGGCCGTCGCCGGCACCACGCCCCGCCTCCCGGTCCCGCACTTCAACGTGGTCAACGGCGGTGTGCACGCGGCGAACAACCTGGACTTCCAGGAGTTCATGCTCGCCCCGCTCGGCGCGCCGACCCTGGCGGCCGCCGTACGCGCCGGCGCCGAGGTCTACGGGCGGCTCAAGGCGCGGCTGGCGGCTGCCGGGCATGCCACCGGTCTTGGGGACGAGGGCGGTTTCGCGCCCGCGGTCGACCGTCCGGAGGAGGTACTGGAGCTGCTGGTGGAGGCGATCGGGGACGCCGGCTACACGCCCGGCCGGGACGGCGTCGCCCTCGCGCTTGACCCGGCGGCGAGCGAGTTCCGCAAGGACGGCCGGTACACGGTGGCGGGGGAGAGCCTGACGTCGGACCAGCTGATCGACCGTTACGAGGGGATCGTCGAGCGCTTCCCGGTGTGGAGCATCGAGGACGGGCTCGCCGAGGACGACTGGGAGGGCTGGGTCCGGCTCACCGAACGGCTCGGGGACCGGGTCCAGCTCATGGGCGACGACATCTTCGTCACGAACCCCGCGATCATCACCGAGGCCGTGGCCCGAAAGGTCGGCAACTCGGCGCTGATCAAGGTCAATCAGATCGGCACGGTCACCGAGACCCTGGAGGCCGTGCGGATCTGCCGGGACGCCGGATACACCCGGATGATCTCGCACCGCTCCGGGGAGACCCCCGACTCCTTCATCGCCGACCTCGCCGTCGGTACCGGGGCCGGCCAGATCAAGTCCGGCGCACCCGCCCGCGGCGAACGCGTGGCCAAGTACAACCGTCTCCTCGAACTCGCCGACACCCACTCCGCGCAACTCCCGTACGGCCTCGACTGA